The genomic window ACTGGCACGGCATTAACTGATCGGGTGGTTTTAGGCGCATTCAAGGCTGATCCGGCCTCGGGCTTCCTTGGCTACATTGGTGAGGCCAATGCTAACGGCGGGCGCTACTTCAGCACCACCAGCGATGTGTGGAATAAACTCAAACCTATTGCTGAAGGTGGCAATAATCGAATTTGGCCCGTCAACCGCGAATTCTTGCAAGCGCAGCTTGAAAGTGGCATTAGCCGCATCGATATCAAAGGCAGTTCAATCGACGATATTCTGACCAAACGGCCTCAATCGTATAGCGCCATGGAAGTGCGTTTTATGCAAAGCCAAGCCTACCAATATGGCTATCGTCAAGTTGGCAATAGCTGGGTCAAGACTGGTGATTGGCGGGCAAGTACGACTGGTCGGGTCATTGGCGGTAGCATCGGGCCAGGCGGCGAGATTTTACAAACCAGCCAATCATTGAACGATTAAGAGGTTTTCTGTGAGCAACGATTGTGGCCAATGCCAAAGCTACATCAATTATGTTGAGCAAGAACTAAGCAGCTATCTGCAGGCTGGGCAATTTCAACGCGTTGAATGCGATTCGCAAGCCGATGGGCAAGAATGTTTGGCCTTGTACCATTCGCCAACCTGCCAATTGCTCATTCAACGCACCGATGGCGCTGATTATTGCGCTTTGGGCACGTTTGAAGCTCCGTTTTTGACCGATCAAGTACTTGAGGTCGATGGCTCACAAGGCTGGTTCAATTTGGTCTATTTGTTGGAGTTTCGTGCCAACAAAAAGATCATGACCCAACGGGTCATTGAACAATTTTGGGATGGTTCTTTAGATTATCATCAATGGTTGGTCCAATTGCTCACAGGCCAATTCGCTCAACTTTTGGCGATGTTTGAGCCTGGTGTACCAGCCACATGGTTGGCAGATTACATTCAGTTTATGCAACGCCAACGCTATTACGGCGCATAAATAGCTGCCTGCCTGTAACGAAAATTATAGGCAGGCACTAACTAAAGGATGTTCATGGATTCGCACTGTGCAGCATGTCAAGGGTTTATCAGCTATGCCGAGAACTGTTTGCAACGCCATTTTCAAGCCCAACAGTTCGTGCGCCAACAGTGCGATGCCCAACATGGTGGCAGAGAATGTCTCGTGCTCTACCGTTCACCAATCTGTAGTGCCTTGCTGGTGCTCTCAGATGGCGAGTATCACATGGCACTTGGCAAACACACTGCCCCATTTATCACCAACCAACAACTAAAACTCGATGGCTCCCAAGGTTGGTACAATGTACTCGATTTGCTTGATCGTCAAGCCAACCCATTGCAACGCTTATGGCAGACATTCAAGCGCCATCAACCGAATGATCTGGCATGGGTTGCCAAGCAACTTGATGGAAAGCTCGCACAACTTACAACGCTCTTTAAATAAACCAAACTTGTTAAGCCAGCCCTTCCAAATCAGGGTCAATCAGCGGAGCAACGCAGCCAACCTGAATGGTCGCATGCAACAACCCATGACAATTCATGCGGATGGTCATTTGAAACAAAAAGCTGGTCGCGCATCAACATCAGGTCTAGCGCGTATTCCTGAGTGAGTTGTCTGAACTAGTATCGAGGTGGCCCGAATGAATCGTTTTGTACTCACCCAGGCAGAATTGGCGATTATCTTACATTATTTGGTTGGCGAAGCCCTTGCCATCCAAAATACAACCAATGATCTGGCGGTTAGCACTGAGCAGTTACAAGCCGCCGAAGATGAATTGTATGATCGCGGGATTTTACTACGCGATCCATTTAGCAATCAACTGACGATCACTGGGGAGTTAGCCCTGCTGTTGGAGGCAACCTTACAGCCAAGCACGCTGGCAATTTTGAGCATTACCGAGCGTGAAGGCACAGGCTTACCCAAATATTTTAGTTTTACCGATGAATTAATCGTGCTCAATTATGTCGATTCACAAGGCTTGCAAACCTTTCTCGAATTGGGTACACTCGATCATGTGATTAATCAAATCATCGAACTAACAACCCAGCCATTCTTGGCTCATGCCAATCTACCAAGCACCGCCGAACTCACTGCATTGATGCCAGAAGCTGAAAAAGCCGCTTTACTGTTGATCATTAAGGAGCCAGCCGCCGCTACCAGCCAACCAACCAGTCTTTCCTGGCTCGTAGCCCACGATAGCCTTTGGCTGGCCGACCCACACGCTGCCAAACCCGAAACAACGCCCGTGCAGCGCATTGATCAAGCTCAGTTAAGCGACCTCTTACATACGACAATCTTGGCGCATCTTGTTCAACAACCATCCTAACTAGCCTACAGTACTAATGGATGGTATACTGCGCCGTATCCTTAATTGGTCTAGCCGTTTTTAGTTGCTGGAATGAGTGTTAACCATGAGAAAGCATAGTTGGTTCACCATCATCGCGTTGCTCAGCCTCTTGTGGGTTTTGCCAGCGCCTGCCCAATCCCAATCACAAGACGACAAGCCCAAAGTCGTCATTACTCACCAAGTCGTTACCGAAAAGAACGCCTTGAGTGTCGAGGCCTATTTTAGCGTTCGCTATAACGATGGTCGCGCGGTTCCGGTCAACGAGATCTCCTCAACTGTGCTTGATCTCAAAAATGGTGAACCACCTGTCCAAGCCGTGCCCCAAGATCCAACCACGCCAATCAAAATTGCCTTGGTCATGGATCAGAGTGGCAGTATGAATCCGTTCATCGAAGAAGTTAAACGAGCAGCCAACCAAGCCATCGATCAAGCCCCAGCCAATGCCAAAATCGCTGTCTTTACCTTCACGCGGATGAACAGTGTTGATGTGTATTTGCCAGCCTTTGATTTTAGTGATGATCGCAACGCCGTTAAAGATTATATCAATCAGAACTATCGTTCTGAGCCAGGCGGCGAAACCTGTCTCTACACCGCTGCGCATCAGGCTACTGATTTCTTATTAAATACGCTCAAACCAGAAGAACGGCGAGCAATTATTCTCTTTACTGATGGTAAAGATGAAGATATTAATGGCAATCAGTGCAGCGATAAAAGCGTCATTGATGTGACAACCAAAGCCGGCCCAACCCAAGGTACCAAAACTCCAATTTATACAATTGGGCTATGTTCAGCCGATTGTGCGCGAATTCAACCCGAATCTTTGCGCCAAATTTCAGATAACACCCAAGCTATCTCGTTGGTTGGCCCGCGTGACCAAATGTCAGCGGCCTTTATCACGATTATGGATAGCATCAAGAATCAAAAATATACCAGCGGTTTCTTACGGCCCTGTGTTGAAACCCAAGTAACCTTGGAAGTTCAACTTGTCAGCGGCGATACAATCGCTGGGATTATTCCAATTGGCGCACATAAATGCTATAACCCAACCGTGAGCGAGGCCAAAATCGCCAATCTCAATCCATTGCCTGAAAAACAAAAATACTCGTTCAATTTCACCACCACCAATACGAGCCCAGTAAATATGGTTGGGGTGGAGCTACAAGTGCTTGGGCCAAGCCAAACCTTGGTTTATACTGAGCCGATCGCGGTCAGTATTTCGCCTCAAGAAACTAAAACTATTCCAATGGAAATGAGCGATACCAAGCTAACCGTAGCTGGCAACTATACCTTGCATGTGCTTGGTTATAGCAGTGATGGCTTTACCTTCCGCATTGGTAACCCCAGCGAGCGCAGCGAAATCTTGGCAACCCAAGCCTTTGCTCACTCACCGATTCCAATTACCTTTGAAATTCGCTCAAATCCAGTCGTCGATTATGAAACCAATACCATTCGAATCGATGATGTCGAAATTACCGATGAACAAAGTATCATCGACCCTAAATTTACCTACTATAAAGTCCGGTTGTTCCGCGAAGATATGCAGCTTTTTGAATCGGAGCGGATTCAACTCGACCCAACCAATCCTAAAATTGCCATTCCATTAGCTGATATTCCCCAAGAGTTGATTCCAACTGAGCAACAGAGCCAACTCAATTTACAGATTATTTTAGAAACCTCGAATATTCGGCCTATCGAATCGCCGTTCAAGAGTTTCTTGTTCCCAGTCAAGCCCAAAGAGCCATTCCTTAAACGTTATGGGGTCTATGTGCTGATCGCCTTAGTGGTGATTGCGATCGCGGCTGGTTTCTGGTATCTCTGGCGCAATCGCAAGCCCAAAGCTGGCAATGTGCCGATGCCATATAACCCACCAACCCAAGCCTTTAACCGGATCGACTTGCCAGGCGTTAACCCAGCTTCACGGCAAAATGCCAATGTGCCCCAACAACCGCAGCAACAATCGGCGGTTCGGCCAGCTCCCCATTCGGCAGTCAATCAACCGGCTCGGCCCCAAAGCCCAGCCTCAAACGCCAACGCCAGCATTCCAACTGCCCATTTCGATGGCGGTATGCCCGACAATGGCGCAACCATGATTTATAACCCAGCACCAGTCGCTAGCCGCCAGCAACAGCTGCATGTCCGCGTGGTGCAAACACCTGATCCCAGCCAGATTCAAAATAAAACGATTACGATGTTCCCATGTACGATCGGGCGCAGCGAAGCCAGCGTAATCGTGACTGGCGATAAATTGCTCTCGCGCCAGCATGTCGAAATTAGCTTGATCGGCGGGCAATTCTATGTGGCCGATTTGAGCAAGAATGGCTTGTTTATCAACGAACAACGCCAGCAAGCTAATACGCCAATTCAATTGCGCTTGCCCACAACCATTCGCCTTGGCCAAGATACCTATATTGAGCTAAGTCAATAGTAGGGGCCAATTTCAGCAACCAGGGTAGCAGCAATGCTACCCTTTTTATTTGTAGTCAAAACCAACACTGAGCAGTGGTGACAGCGCAGCCGAGGCTTTATGCTATACTTGTCATATAGGCCGTGTCAACGAGGACAACGCCAGTTTTTCCTTGCTTGCCCTTGCCTCGGTCGCCATACCGGGGTTTTTAACTTAACAGGGTTCGACGGACGAACAAAGTAATCCTTCATATGAGGAGTTGCCTTCATGGAGCAAGAACGCGATCAAACGCGGTTGTTAGCGATGTATCACACGATGGTTTTGGCTCGTTCGCTTGATGAGCGAATGTGGCAATTGAATCGTCAAGGCAAAGCCCCTTTTGTTATTTCCTGCCAAGGTCATGAGGCTGCTCAAGTAGGCGCAGCCTTTGCAATGCGCCCCAAACACGATTGGATTGTGCCCTACTATCGTGATTTAGCAATGATGTTGGCCATGGGAATGACCCCGCGCGAGGTGATGCTCGGCTTGTTGGCGAAAGCCGAAGATCCTAGCAGTGGTGGCCGCCAGATGCCCGCTCACTATAGCCATCGCGCTTTGAATATTGTTTCGCACTCGTCGCCAACGGGCACCCAAGTGCCGCATGCCGTCGGTGTCGCGATGGGCGCACAAATGCGCGGCGATGATATTGTGGTTTGGACGGCGTTTGGCGAAGGGACATCATCACAGGGCGATGTCCACGAGGCCATGAACTTGGCTGGGGTGATGAAATTACCAGTAATTTTCTTCTGCGAAAATAATGGCTACGCCATCTCCGTGCCCCAGCACAAACAAATGGGCGTGGAAAACGTCTCGGATCGCGGCCCAGGTTATGGGTTTCCTGGGATCACGGTTGATGGCACTAATGTGCTTGAGGTTTACGAAGCTATGACGGCTGCGGTCGAACGCGCCCGCCGTGGCGACGGCCCAACCTTGATCGAGGCCAAATGTGTGCGTTTGACCGCCCACTCCTCTGATGATAATGATCGGACGTATCGCTCACCCGAAGATATCAAGGCCATGCGCACCCGCGACCCAATCGCGAGCTTTGAACATTTCTTGCGCGATGAAGGCATGCTCGATGATGCCAAAGTTGCCGCAATTCGCGCCGAAATTAAAGAAATTGTCAATGATGCAACAGCCTATGCTGAAGCAGCACCCTTGCCCGATCCCAGCACGGTGCGCAAATATGTGTTTGCCGAATAATCGTGCTCGCAGGCAGTTTCGCTATTGATTCATATGCATAGAGGTATCAGGTGGCAGAATTAAATCTCTTGGAAGCGATCAATCAAGCGCTCGACCAAGCCATGGCCAACGACGAGCGGGTCTATATTATTGGTGAAGATGTTGGTCAGCGCGGCGGGGTGTTTCGGGTTACCGATGGTTTGCACGCCAAATATGGGAGCAAACGGGTGATCGATGCACCACTCGCTGAGTCAATTATTATTGGCTCGTCAATTGGTGCAGCAATGTATGGTATGCGCCCAATCGCCGAAATTCAATTTGCCGATTTTATCTTCCCAGCCTTCAACCAAATTATCAGCGAAGCCGCCCGCATGCGCTATCGCTCAAATAATACGTGGGAAGTACCCTTAGTTATTCGCGCTCCCTATGGCGGCGGTATCCACGGGGCACTCTATCACTCACAAAGTATCGAGGCCTTTTTCGCCCATATTCCAGGCCTCAAGGTGGTTGCGCCGTCAACGCCGTATGATGCCAAGGCTATGCTGCTGGCAGCGATTGATGATCCCGATCCAGTGTTGTTTTTAGAGCACAAAAAATGCTATCGCTTGATCAAAGGCTATGTGCCAGATGAGCACTATACTGTGCCAATTGGCAAGGCCGATATCGCCCGTGAAGGCAGTGATGTTTCGGTCATTACGTATGGAATGATGCGTCATTACGCCGTTGAGGCCGCTGAAATGCTGGCCAAGGAAGATATTAGCGTCGAAGTCGTTGATTTGCGTTCGTTAGTGCCACTTGATCGCGAAACAATTCTCAATTCGGTTAAGAAAACCAGTAAAGTGTTGGTGCTCTACGAAGATAATTTGTTTGGTGGTTATGGCGCAGAAATTGCCGCAATCATCGCCCAAGATGGCTTTGAATACCTCGATGCGCCAGTGCAACGCTTAGCAGGCTTGGATATTCCAGCGATGCCCTATAGTGCGCCACTCGAAAACGAGTTCTTGCCAACTCCAAGCAAAATTGCCGATACACTGCGCGATTTAGTCAATTATTAGTGGCGATTGGCTGTAGGCGATTGGCTATTGGACAGTGAAGATCCAACTTAGCTTTAGCTTATAGCCCATCAGCATCGATACCATAGAAAGGACTGGGATGTCCGTCGAATTTAAGATGCCAAAGCTTGGTGAGAGCGTCACCGAGGGCACAGTTGGGCGCTGGCTCAAGCAACCAGGCGAGAGCCTTGAACTCTATGAGCCAATGCTCGAAGTTACCACCGATAAAGTGGATACCGAAATTCCTTCGCCAGTCAATGGGCGCTTGCTCGAAATTCGGGTCAACGAAGGCGATACCGTGCCAGTTGGTACGGTCATTGCGGTCTTGGAAGATAGTAGTAGCGCTACGGTTGCCGCCGTTGCTGCACCAGCTGCACCCGCCGTCACCAGCCAAGCAAGCAGCAATAACGGCGGTGGCAATAGCTTTATGTCACCAGTCGTTGCTCGCTTGGTCAGCCAGCATAACCTCGATATTAAGCAAATTGCTGGCACTGGCAAAGATGGCCGCGTCACCAAGCAAGATGTTGAGCGCTTTATGGCTCAGGGTGATGCTGCCAAACCAGCACCGATGCCCATGCCAACGCCAACCGCGCCAACCCCAGCGCCAATGCCCGTAATCAAACCAAGCTCAACGCCAGCACCAATGCCGACGATTACTGGCAGTTTGCTGGCTAAACCAGTGGCTTATACTCCGCCAGCCACGCCAGCCGTGCCGAGCATCGAGCCATTTGTTGGTGATGAATTACAACCATTGAGTGGCATGCGCCGCGCAATCGCTGAGCATATGGTGCGCTCAAAAGCAACCTCGCCGCACGTTACCACAGTGATGGAAGTTGATCTCAGCACGATCATCGCGCATCGCGACCAACATAAAGCCGATTTCGAGCGTCAAGGGGTTAAATTAACCTTTACACCCTATTTTGTGCAGGCAACTGTAGCAGGCTTACGAGCAGTGCCAATTGTCAATGCCACCTATACCGATGAAGGCATTTTGCTGCATAAATCGGTTAACGTTGGCATGGCCGTGGCCATTCCCGATGGCCTGATCGTGCCAGTGCTGCATAACGCCGATGAAAAGAGCTTGCTGGGACTTTCGCGCACAGTCAACGATTTGGCCGAACGCGCCCGCACGCGTCGCCTAACTGCCGATGAAGTTAAAGATGGTACTTTTACCATTACAAATCACGGCGTAAGTGGCTCGCTATTTGCCATGCCAATCATCAACCAGCCTCAATCGGGCATTTTGGGAATTGGTGCAATTCAAAAGCGGCCTGTGGTCGTGACGATCAACGGAGCCGATGCAATCGCCATTCGGCCCATGTGCTACCTCAGTTTTACGTTTGACCACCGTTTGATCGATGGCGCAACCGCCGATAAATTCTTGGCAATCGTCAAGCAACAACTTGAGCAATTTGCCTAGATCATAAGCAATAAAACCCCTTGCTGATCGCAATCAGTGAGGGGTTTTGTGTAATTTACGACCTCAAGCCCACTTTTATCCGATCAATGCATGGATTAATCGGCTCTTACTCTGCGGCTCTGCGTTAAATTGAGCGCTTGATCGCAATATTTATCCAATAACTGAGGCTGTCCCTACCAATTTCCAACCTTCGCGAGCTTCGCATTCTTCGCGGTTAAAAATCATACTCGTAATCGCGCATAATACCGCTGATGGCCTGCAAAAAATCATTTACAGTCGGTAGTAATCCTGCTATGATAGCCGCGATACGCCTTTCATTAGGGGGATTCTGATCATGGCCGATCTCTCAGCCTTCCTTGACAAAGCCTTCGAAAACTCAAGCTTCGAGGAACTCGCCGATGCCCCAGTCGATGCCCTCGCCGGAATTAGCAAAAGTGATGCTGAAGCCCTCAAACAAGCCCTTGGAATCAAAACAATTCGTCAGTTGGCCGAACACAAAGTCATTCTGATCGCCCAAGCCATTGCTGGCCTCGCCACCGCAAAGAAATAATCAAGTCGCACGTAGCAACAAAATTGTTTAACCAAAATGCAGGATGCAGCGCTAAAGCCACATCCTGCATTCGTGATTAATATTGATGTTTAGCGCACCAGTAAGCCGTTAATCATCAATTCCCAAACCGCTTCAAATTCCACCGCCAAGCTTGGCTCACTCCAAGCCGCCACAAACAGCGGGTTGTGAAAGCGGGCGGTTGCATGCCAAATCGCGGTTGCCGTCGCATTGGCATCATTCACCACAAACTCAGCACTAGCCACACCTTCATGCACCAAACGCTCAATCTGGGCGATCATATGTGCCACATGTTGATCGGTTACCTGACGTAGCCCTTGCACCAAGCCACTATAGGTCGCAAAAAGTTGCGGATCTTGGCTGGCTCGCTGTTGTTTGGTATGCATCAAACACTCCAGCCAAGCCCGTAATTTAGCTACACTTCGGTCTTGGCATTGCAGCACCTCATCCAACGGCGCTGAAATTTCAGCTAGCCAGCGTTCAGCAACCGCATCGAGCAAGGCCGATTTGCTAGCAAAATGGCGATACACACTGCCATGGCTAACTCCCAGTTCACGGGCAACATCAACTACTGTGGCTTTATTTGGCCCATAGCGCCGCAACACATCAACAGTAGCATTCAAAATTCGTTCGGGAGTCAGCGTTTCAGCGTGCATAGTTGGTCTTCCTGTAGCAAAGCGATTTGCACCATTTTAAGCGATTAGCGCAGCATCGCAAGTGCTTTAGCGTTCACTATCCAAATGTTGCATCAAATAGGCATTGTAGCGTTCGCCCGCCGCCGAACCTTTGGGAATCACCCGTTCAATTGTGGCTAATTCATCAGCATTCAAATTAATTTCAAGGCTGGTCAATGAATCGTGCAATTGATGCAAACGGCGTGCCCCGAACAATGGAATAATATCGACCCCTTGTGCCACAACCCATGCACTAGCAATTTGGGCAATACTCGCACCCTTGGCATCGGCAATTGTTTGCAACGCTGCAACCAGTTCTAAATTATGATCAAGGTTCTCGCCTGTGAAACGCGGGCCATGGGAACGAAAATCTGAGCCAGCCAAAACCCGTTCTTTCGACCAGGCACCGCTCAGTAAGCCACGTGAAAGCACTCCATAGGCAGTGATGCCGATGCCCAATTCGCGGCAAGCAGGCAAAATTTCGGCCTCGATGCCACGCGACATCAAGGAATATTCAATTTGCAAATCGACAATTGGATGTACGGCTGCTGCCCGTCGAATCGTTTCGGCCCCAACTTCCGACAAACCGATATGACGCACATAGCCTTTTTCGACCATCTCGGCAATCGCCCCAATTGTTTCTTCAATCGGTACATTCGGGTCAAGTCGCGAAGGCCGATAAACATCAATGTAATCGGTATTCAAGCGGGTAAGGCTATGATAAAGAAAATTCTTAACTGCGGCTGGCCGAGCATCGTAGCCAAGCCACGCACCATCAGGGCTACGCAATGCCCCAAATTTGACACTCAAAACAACATCGGAGCGTGAACGC from Chloroflexota bacterium includes these protein-coding regions:
- a CDS encoding 2-oxo acid dehydrogenase subunit E2; amino-acid sequence: MSVEFKMPKLGESVTEGTVGRWLKQPGESLELYEPMLEVTTDKVDTEIPSPVNGRLLEIRVNEGDTVPVGTVIAVLEDSSSATVAAVAAPAAPAVTSQASSNNGGGNSFMSPVVARLVSQHNLDIKQIAGTGKDGRVTKQDVERFMAQGDAAKPAPMPMPTPTAPTPAPMPVIKPSSTPAPMPTITGSLLAKPVAYTPPATPAVPSIEPFVGDELQPLSGMRRAIAEHMVRSKATSPHVTTVMEVDLSTIIAHRDQHKADFERQGVKLTFTPYFVQATVAGLRAVPIVNATYTDEGILLHKSVNVGMAVAIPDGLIVPVLHNADEKSLLGLSRTVNDLAERARTRRLTADEVKDGTFTITNHGVSGSLFAMPIINQPQSGILGIGAIQKRPVVVTINGADAIAIRPMCYLSFTFDHRLIDGATADKFLAIVKQQLEQFA
- a CDS encoding aldo/keto reductase, encoding MQKRQLGRDGLVVSAAGLGCMAMSGMYGPSDRAESIATVHSALDAGVNLLDTGDFYGMGHNELLISEALGERSRSDVVLSVKFGALRSPDGAWLGYDARPAAVKNFLYHSLTRLNTDYIDVYRPSRLDPNVPIEETIGAIAEMVEKGYVRHIGLSEVGAETIRRAAAVHPIVDLQIEYSLMSRGIEAEILPACRELGIGITAYGVLSRGLLSGAWSKERVLAGSDFRSHGPRFTGENLDHNLELVAALQTIADAKGASIAQIASAWVVAQGVDIIPLFGARRLHQLHDSLTSLEINLNADELATIERVIPKGSAAGERYNAYLMQHLDSER
- a CDS encoding FHA domain-containing protein; the encoded protein is MRKHSWFTIIALLSLLWVLPAPAQSQSQDDKPKVVITHQVVTEKNALSVEAYFSVRYNDGRAVPVNEISSTVLDLKNGEPPVQAVPQDPTTPIKIALVMDQSGSMNPFIEEVKRAANQAIDQAPANAKIAVFTFTRMNSVDVYLPAFDFSDDRNAVKDYINQNYRSEPGGETCLYTAAHQATDFLLNTLKPEERRAIILFTDGKDEDINGNQCSDKSVIDVTTKAGPTQGTKTPIYTIGLCSADCARIQPESLRQISDNTQAISLVGPRDQMSAAFITIMDSIKNQKYTSGFLRPCVETQVTLEVQLVSGDTIAGIIPIGAHKCYNPTVSEAKIANLNPLPEKQKYSFNFTTTNTSPVNMVGVELQVLGPSQTLVYTEPIAVSISPQETKTIPMEMSDTKLTVAGNYTLHVLGYSSDGFTFRIGNPSERSEILATQAFAHSPIPITFEIRSNPVVDYETNTIRIDDVEITDEQSIIDPKFTYYKVRLFREDMQLFESERIQLDPTNPKIAIPLADIPQELIPTEQQSQLNLQIILETSNIRPIESPFKSFLFPVKPKEPFLKRYGVYVLIALVVIAIAAGFWYLWRNRKPKAGNVPMPYNPPTQAFNRIDLPGVNPASRQNANVPQQPQQQSAVRPAPHSAVNQPARPQSPASNANASIPTAHFDGGMPDNGATMIYNPAPVASRQQQLHVRVVQTPDPSQIQNKTITMFPCTIGRSEASVIVTGDKLLSRQHVEISLIGGQFYVADLSKNGLFINEQRQQANTPIQLRLPTTIRLGQDTYIELSQ
- a CDS encoding TetR family transcriptional regulator, whose amino-acid sequence is MHAETLTPERILNATVDVLRRYGPNKATVVDVARELGVSHGSVYRHFASKSALLDAVAERWLAEISAPLDEVLQCQDRSVAKLRAWLECLMHTKQQRASQDPQLFATYSGLVQGLRQVTDQHVAHMIAQIERLVHEGVASAEFVVNDANATATAIWHATARFHNPLFVAAWSEPSLAVEFEAVWELMINGLLVR
- a CDS encoding alpha-ketoacid dehydrogenase subunit beta, translated to MAELNLLEAINQALDQAMANDERVYIIGEDVGQRGGVFRVTDGLHAKYGSKRVIDAPLAESIIIGSSIGAAMYGMRPIAEIQFADFIFPAFNQIISEAARMRYRSNNTWEVPLVIRAPYGGGIHGALYHSQSIEAFFAHIPGLKVVAPSTPYDAKAMLLAAIDDPDPVLFLEHKKCYRLIKGYVPDEHYTVPIGKADIAREGSDVSVITYGMMRHYAVEAAEMLAKEDISVEVVDLRSLVPLDRETILNSVKKTSKVLVLYEDNLFGGYGAEIAAIIAQDGFEYLDAPVQRLAGLDIPAMPYSAPLENEFLPTPSKIADTLRDLVNY
- a CDS encoding thiamine pyrophosphate-dependent dehydrogenase E1 component subunit alpha; this encodes MEQERDQTRLLAMYHTMVLARSLDERMWQLNRQGKAPFVISCQGHEAAQVGAAFAMRPKHDWIVPYYRDLAMMLAMGMTPREVMLGLLAKAEDPSSGGRQMPAHYSHRALNIVSHSSPTGTQVPHAVGVAMGAQMRGDDIVVWTAFGEGTSSQGDVHEAMNLAGVMKLPVIFFCENNGYAISVPQHKQMGVENVSDRGPGYGFPGITVDGTNVLEVYEAMTAAVERARRGDGPTLIEAKCVRLTAHSSDDNDRTYRSPEDIKAMRTRDPIASFEHFLRDEGMLDDAKVAAIRAEIKEIVNDATAYAEAAPLPDPSTVRKYVFAE